One genomic segment of Stigmatella erecta includes these proteins:
- a CDS encoding hydroxymethylglutaryl-CoA reductase, degradative — MSNFVTSRLAGFHKLPMEERRAQIAQMFRLSPEEMDLLSGHGSLQTTLANQMIENAVGTFSLPLGLGLNMMVNGREYLVPMAVEEPSVVAAVSFAAKIVREAGGFTAEADDSMMIGQVQLTRYGDPTEATQKILAHKEQLLALANSFHPSMIRRGGGAKDVEVRVLPAPEGPRGEPLLIVHLLVDTQEAMGANLINTMAEGITPLLEQITGGKVYLRILSNLADRRLARATCRIPTSALADFDLPGELIAEGISQASRFAQADPYRAATHNKGVMNGIDAVAIATGQDWRAIEAGAHAFACRDGQYRPLSTWHLEEGHLVGRIELPMALGLVGGPIKVHPGVQVALKLMQAHTVREMSMVFASVGLAQNFAAVRALGSVGIQKGHMAMHARCVAVTAGARGDWVEKIANELVKVGHVKVEKAREIIAALPPHEAAAATGTAG; from the coding sequence ATGTCTAACTTCGTGACGTCCAGGCTCGCAGGGTTCCACAAGCTGCCGATGGAGGAGCGCCGCGCACAGATTGCCCAGATGTTCCGCCTGTCCCCCGAGGAGATGGATCTGCTCAGCGGCCACGGCAGCCTGCAGACCACGCTGGCCAACCAGATGATCGAGAACGCGGTGGGCACGTTCTCGCTGCCGCTCGGCCTGGGGCTGAACATGATGGTCAACGGGCGCGAGTACCTCGTGCCCATGGCCGTCGAGGAGCCCTCCGTGGTGGCCGCGGTCTCCTTCGCCGCGAAGATCGTCCGCGAGGCGGGCGGCTTCACCGCCGAGGCCGACGACTCGATGATGATCGGCCAGGTGCAGCTGACCCGGTACGGCGACCCGACCGAGGCCACGCAGAAGATCCTCGCCCACAAGGAGCAGCTGCTCGCGCTGGCCAACAGCTTCCACCCGTCGATGATCCGCCGGGGTGGCGGGGCCAAGGACGTGGAGGTGCGCGTGCTGCCGGCGCCCGAGGGCCCGCGCGGCGAGCCCCTGCTCATCGTCCACCTGCTCGTCGACACGCAGGAGGCCATGGGCGCCAACCTCATCAACACCATGGCCGAGGGCATCACGCCGCTGCTGGAGCAGATCACCGGCGGCAAGGTGTACCTGCGCATCCTCTCGAACCTGGCGGACCGCCGGCTGGCGCGCGCCACGTGCCGCATCCCGACGTCGGCCCTGGCGGACTTCGACCTGCCCGGCGAGCTCATCGCCGAGGGCATCTCCCAGGCGAGCCGGTTCGCCCAGGCGGACCCGTACCGGGCGGCCACGCACAACAAGGGCGTGATGAACGGCATCGACGCGGTGGCCATCGCCACCGGCCAGGACTGGCGCGCCATCGAGGCGGGGGCGCACGCCTTCGCGTGCCGCGACGGCCAGTACCGGCCGCTGTCCACCTGGCACCTGGAAGAGGGCCACCTGGTGGGCCGCATCGAGCTGCCGATGGCGCTGGGGCTGGTGGGCGGCCCCATCAAGGTCCACCCGGGCGTGCAGGTGGCGCTCAAGCTGATGCAGGCGCACACCGTGCGCGAGATGTCCATGGTGTTCGCGTCGGTGGGCCTGGCGCAGAACTTCGCGGCGGTGCGCGCGCTGGGCAGCGTGGGCATCCAGAAGGGCCACATGGCGATGCACGCGCGGTGCGTGGCCGTGACGGCGGGCGCGCGCGGCGACTGGGTGGAGAAGATTGCCAATGAACTGGTGAAGGTGGGCCATGTGAAGGTAGAGAAGGCGCGGGAGATCATCGCCGCGCTGCCTCCTCACGAGGCCGCCGCCGCGACGGGGACCGCGGGCTAG
- a CDS encoding cell envelope biogenesis protein TolA, giving the protein MLVALILVSIGFAITLGMLLFGSNRAAVLPPPTAANAKKAELSEDTSKARARANAELERKQKELDEQRAQLQDLKEQLKQAKRKLFDQKESEKGDRDLAKARAEVERQATAQLELVRGELSQALSEIERLRGEQGANRPRRGPAPAPVAAPAVPVAAPAPVAAEPAAAGQISAPAAEGERVVAAAVQVTPATEPAAEKAPRRYRELNDADREKMERLEHTANKERNRAAELERELRRIKSRADTQQRLYTASKSELDLAKDKFKALEKRLNRTLLERDLLRRAIKDLEKKTGMLAERTELTPEEVAASDQKIEAEARERAAAEAQRAAAQAQAETEAAKASEAAAPAADAPAPASETDKAPVPNA; this is encoded by the coding sequence GTGCTGGTCGCACTTATCCTCGTATCCATCGGCTTTGCCATCACGCTTGGCATGCTGCTGTTCGGCTCGAACCGGGCCGCTGTCCTACCGCCCCCCACCGCCGCCAACGCCAAGAAGGCGGAGCTGTCGGAGGACACGTCCAAGGCCCGCGCTCGCGCCAACGCCGAGCTGGAGCGCAAGCAGAAGGAGCTCGATGAGCAGCGCGCTCAGCTTCAGGACCTGAAGGAGCAGCTCAAGCAGGCCAAGCGCAAGCTGTTCGATCAGAAGGAGTCCGAGAAGGGCGACCGCGATCTGGCCAAGGCCCGCGCCGAGGTGGAGCGGCAGGCGACCGCGCAGCTGGAGCTGGTGCGAGGCGAGCTGTCCCAGGCGCTCTCGGAGATCGAGCGTCTGCGCGGTGAGCAGGGCGCGAACCGCCCCCGCCGGGGGCCCGCCCCGGCCCCCGTGGCCGCCCCGGCCGTTCCGGTGGCCGCCCCGGCCCCCGTGGCCGCGGAGCCCGCCGCGGCCGGACAGATCTCCGCCCCCGCCGCCGAGGGCGAGCGCGTGGTGGCCGCCGCCGTCCAGGTGACGCCCGCCACCGAGCCCGCCGCGGAGAAGGCGCCGCGCCGCTACCGCGAGCTCAATGACGCGGACCGGGAGAAGATGGAGCGGCTGGAGCACACCGCCAACAAGGAGCGCAACCGCGCGGCGGAGCTGGAGCGGGAGCTGCGCCGGATCAAGAGCCGTGCCGACACCCAGCAGCGCCTCTATACCGCCAGCAAGAGCGAGCTGGACCTGGCCAAGGACAAGTTCAAGGCGCTGGAGAAGCGCCTGAACCGCACGCTGCTCGAGCGGGACCTGCTGCGCCGGGCCATCAAGGACCTGGAGAAGAAGACCGGCATGCTGGCCGAGCGGACCGAGCTGACGCCGGAAGAGGTCGCCGCCAGCGATCAGAAGATCGAAGCGGAGGCCCGGGAGCGGGCCGCCGCCGAGGCCCAGCGCGCCGCGGCGCAGGCCCAGGCGGAGACCGAGGCCGCCAAGGCCTCCGAGGCCGCCGCGCCTGCCGCCGACGCCCCGGCCCCGGCGAGCGAGACGGACAAGGCGCCGGTTCCGAACGCCTGA
- the fni gene encoding type 2 isopentenyl-diphosphate Delta-isomerase translates to MGDETTAKRKDAHLDLCATGDVEPSQNSTLLECVKLVHCAMPELDAADVDLSTEFLGKRLRCPLLITGMTGGTERAGKVNKDLATLAERHGLAFGVGSQRAMSEAPERAASFQVRDVAPTVALLGNIGLYQAARLGVDGVRRLMDAIGADGMALHLNAGQELTQPEGDRDFRGGYAVVEGLVKAFGARLLVKETGCGIGPDVARRLRELGVRNIDVSGLGGTSWVRVEQLRATGLLAQLGAEFSSWGIPTAAATASVRQAVGPEVRLVASGGIRTGLEAAKVLALGADIAGMALPLFKAQQEGGLEGAEKALQVILAGLRQAMLLTGSKVCADLRRRPVIKTGELKDWLAAL, encoded by the coding sequence ATGGGCGATGAAACGACAGCAAAGCGCAAGGATGCCCACTTGGATCTGTGCGCGACCGGAGATGTCGAGCCCAGCCAGAACAGCACCTTGCTGGAGTGCGTCAAGCTGGTGCACTGCGCCATGCCAGAGCTGGACGCGGCGGACGTGGACCTGTCCACGGAGTTCCTGGGCAAGCGCCTGCGCTGCCCGCTGCTCATCACCGGGATGACCGGGGGCACGGAGCGCGCCGGGAAGGTGAACAAGGATCTGGCGACGCTGGCGGAGCGGCACGGGCTGGCCTTCGGCGTGGGCAGCCAGCGCGCCATGAGCGAGGCGCCCGAGCGCGCGGCCTCCTTCCAGGTGCGGGACGTGGCGCCCACCGTGGCGCTGCTGGGCAACATCGGCCTCTACCAGGCGGCGCGGCTGGGCGTGGACGGGGTGCGGCGGCTGATGGATGCCATCGGGGCCGACGGCATGGCGCTGCACCTCAATGCCGGCCAGGAGCTCACCCAGCCCGAAGGCGACCGCGACTTCCGCGGTGGCTACGCGGTGGTGGAGGGCCTGGTGAAGGCCTTCGGGGCGCGGCTGCTGGTGAAGGAGACCGGCTGCGGCATCGGTCCGGACGTGGCGCGCCGGCTCAGGGAGCTGGGCGTGCGCAACATCGACGTCTCGGGCCTGGGCGGCACCTCATGGGTGCGGGTGGAGCAGCTCCGCGCCACGGGCCTCCTGGCGCAGCTGGGCGCCGAGTTCTCGAGCTGGGGCATTCCGACCGCGGCGGCCACGGCCTCCGTGCGGCAGGCGGTGGGGCCCGAGGTCCGGCTGGTGGCCTCGGGCGGGATTCGCACCGGGCTGGAGGCCGCCAAGGTGCTGGCGCTGGGCGCGGATATCGCGGGCATGGCGCTGCCACTGTTCAAGGCTCAGCAGGAAGGGGGCCTGGAGGGGGCGGAGAAGGCCCTTCAGGTCATCCTGGCGGGACTGCGTCAGGCCATGCTGCTGACGGGAAGCAAGGTGTGCGCCGACCTGCGGCGCCGCCCGGTCATCAAGACGGGTGAATTGAAAGATTGGCTCGCAGCGCTGTAG
- a CDS encoding mevalonate kinase family protein — protein sequence MERALSAPGKLFVSGEYAVLWGGMSRVAAVAPRTAALVRRRADARVHVCLEEGLLAGSATPKGVRWEREVPAGFSFVARTLDEALRAHGRQSVGFELAIAPSAVGPGGLKLGMGGSACATVLAADAARFILEERFDTLKLSLVAHALGQGGKGSGGDVAASFAGGLLRYRRYDTSALMAASSAGGFRATLLEAPAVDLWRLPTPKLAMAYAFTGESASTRVLINQVEARLAEAGRQAFVERSDALGHAIEEGLGGGDFRAFSEAVTAQQALLQELGPTETEGMRRVLAIVGSYGCAGKQSGAGGGDGCILFAPGPEVRAELMKGLEARGFHTMALEVDPGLRGEAQPDARLRAWLDAHA from the coding sequence ATGGAACGCGCCCTCTCCGCGCCCGGGAAGCTGTTCGTCTCCGGGGAGTACGCCGTGCTGTGGGGCGGCATGTCCCGGGTGGCGGCGGTGGCGCCGCGCACGGCGGCGCTCGTGCGCCGGCGCGCGGATGCGCGGGTCCACGTGTGCCTGGAGGAGGGGCTGCTCGCGGGCAGTGCCACGCCCAAGGGCGTGCGGTGGGAGCGCGAGGTGCCCGCGGGGTTCTCCTTCGTGGCGCGCACGCTGGACGAGGCGCTGCGGGCGCACGGCCGGCAGAGCGTGGGCTTCGAGCTGGCGATTGCCCCATCCGCGGTGGGCCCGGGTGGGCTGAAGCTGGGCATGGGCGGCAGCGCATGCGCGACGGTGCTGGCGGCGGACGCGGCGCGCTTCATCCTGGAGGAGCGCTTCGACACGCTGAAGCTGTCGCTGGTGGCGCACGCGCTGGGCCAGGGCGGCAAGGGGAGCGGCGGAGATGTGGCGGCGAGCTTCGCGGGCGGCCTGCTGCGCTACCGGCGCTATGACACCTCGGCGCTGATGGCGGCCTCCAGCGCGGGAGGCTTCCGGGCAACGCTGCTGGAGGCCCCTGCCGTGGACCTGTGGCGGTTGCCCACGCCGAAGCTGGCGATGGCGTACGCCTTCACGGGGGAGAGCGCCTCGACGCGCGTGCTCATCAACCAGGTCGAGGCCCGGCTGGCCGAGGCGGGGCGCCAGGCCTTCGTGGAGCGCTCGGATGCGCTGGGGCACGCGATCGAGGAGGGGCTGGGCGGCGGGGACTTCCGGGCGTTCTCGGAGGCCGTGACGGCGCAGCAAGCGCTGTTGCAGGAGCTGGGGCCCACCGAGACGGAGGGCATGCGCCGGGTGCTGGCCATCGTGGGCTCCTACGGGTGCGCGGGCAAGCAGTCCGGGGCGGGGGGCGGAGATGGGTGCATCCTCTTCGCGCCGGGCCCGGAGGTGCGCGCCGAGCTGATGAAGGGCCTGGAAGCGCGCGGCTTCCACACGATGGCCCTCGAGGTGGACCCCGGGCTCCGGGGCGAAGCGCAGCCGGATGCGCGGCTGCGGGCCTGGCTGGACGCGCACGCCTGA
- a CDS encoding PRC-barrel domain-containing protein has protein sequence MRLSDKSLVGLVVVTADGQALGEVSVLFIDSQTWHVEAFQVKLRRGAAEQLGASRTLFHAGTIEIPLQAVQSVGDAVVLSVSVAELHQVLPSAAASAPAH, from the coding sequence ATGCGCCTTTCCGACAAGAGTCTCGTGGGGCTGGTGGTCGTCACGGCCGATGGACAGGCACTCGGAGAAGTGTCCGTCCTTTTCATTGATAGCCAGACCTGGCACGTCGAAGCGTTTCAGGTGAAGTTGCGCAGAGGAGCCGCCGAGCAGCTTGGCGCGTCGCGAACGCTCTTCCATGCCGGGACGATTGAAATCCCGCTCCAAGCCGTTCAATCCGTGGGCGACGCCGTGGTGCTGTCGGTTTCCGTCGCGGAGCTGCACCAGGTGTTGCCTTCGGCAGCCGCGTCAGCGCCCGCGCACTGA
- the mvk gene encoding mevalonate kinase — MNARAAPLEGFGAGKVILLGEHSVVYGHPALAGPLSYGVTARAVPAKRCQLSLPGTLSRPQRALLTRAFQRVATLCGEPGVKVTLESELPLSMGLGSSGALAVASTRVLLKAAGRDGSPQEVARLALEMEQEFHGTPSGVDHTTSALEKLLLYKRTPGQSTGRLKVLKSPRPLKVLVALVGDRSPTKHTVGALRERQARWPERYTRLFKQIGTLAAEGAKAVEDGDLEALGDAMNVNQGLLAALGLSSPQLEDMVYRLRGLGALGAKLTGAGGDGGAVIGLFLEPEPAVKKLLDDGIRCFSSQLAGPRAL; from the coding sequence ATGAATGCAAGGGCGGCCCCGTTGGAGGGCTTTGGCGCCGGCAAGGTCATTCTGCTCGGCGAACACAGTGTGGTGTATGGGCACCCGGCGTTGGCGGGTCCTCTGTCGTATGGCGTGACGGCGCGGGCGGTGCCCGCGAAGCGGTGCCAGCTGTCGCTGCCGGGCACGCTCAGCCGGCCCCAGCGGGCCCTGCTCACCCGGGCCTTCCAGCGTGTCGCCACGCTGTGCGGGGAGCCCGGGGTGAAGGTGACGCTGGAGTCCGAGCTGCCGCTGTCCATGGGGCTGGGCAGCTCCGGGGCGCTGGCGGTGGCCAGCACGCGCGTGCTGCTCAAGGCCGCGGGCCGGGACGGCTCGCCGCAGGAAGTGGCGCGGCTGGCGCTGGAGATGGAACAGGAGTTCCACGGCACGCCCTCGGGCGTGGACCACACCACGAGCGCGCTGGAGAAGCTCCTGCTCTACAAGCGAACCCCGGGCCAGTCCACGGGGCGGCTGAAGGTGCTCAAGAGCCCGCGTCCGCTCAAGGTGCTGGTGGCGCTGGTGGGCGACCGCAGCCCCACGAAGCACACGGTGGGCGCCCTGCGCGAGCGTCAGGCGCGGTGGCCCGAGCGCTACACGCGGCTGTTCAAGCAGATCGGCACGCTGGCCGCCGAGGGAGCGAAGGCGGTGGAGGACGGCGACCTGGAGGCCCTGGGGGACGCGATGAACGTCAACCAGGGGCTGCTGGCGGCGCTGGGCCTGTCCTCGCCGCAACTGGAGGACATGGTGTACCGGCTGCGCGGCCTGGGTGCCCTGGGCGCGAAGCTGACGGGGGCTGGAGGTGACGGCGGGGCCGTCATCGGCCTCTTCCTGGAGCCCGAGCCGGCGGTGAAGAAGCTGCTGGATGACGGGATCCGTTGTTTCAGCAGCCAGCTCGCGGGACCGCGGGCGCTGTGA
- the mvaD gene encoding diphosphomevalonate decarboxylase — translation MKATALAHPNIALVKYWGKRDDALILPHQSSLSLTLSPMSVTTTVEFGADTDQVEINGHTAKGSERDRVLRVLEAVRAEAGGKLGPARMVSRGDFPAAAGLASSAAGFAALAVAARAAAGLAPEPRAASVLARLGSGSACRSIQGGFCEWRKGERADGADSFAVQRFSEAHWPELRMVVAILNRDEKEVKSRDGMKLTVETSPYYAAWAKDAEAELPRAVELIQRKDLQGLGALSERNAWRMHATAFAADPPLSYMHPATLGLIEHLREQRKKGTPVWFTLDAGPNPVLLTDAAHEVAAEALARACGAVDVVRCVPGGDAVLKSEHLF, via the coding sequence ATGAAAGCGACTGCCCTGGCGCATCCCAACATCGCCTTGGTGAAGTACTGGGGAAAGCGGGATGACGCGCTCATCCTGCCCCATCAATCGAGTCTGTCCCTGACGCTCTCGCCCATGTCCGTCACCACGACGGTGGAGTTCGGCGCGGACACGGACCAGGTGGAGATCAACGGCCACACCGCCAAGGGCAGCGAGCGGGACCGCGTCCTGCGCGTGCTGGAGGCGGTGCGGGCGGAGGCGGGCGGCAAGCTGGGGCCCGCGCGGATGGTGTCGCGCGGCGACTTCCCGGCGGCGGCGGGCCTGGCCAGCAGCGCGGCGGGCTTCGCGGCGCTGGCGGTGGCGGCCCGGGCGGCGGCGGGCCTGGCGCCCGAGCCCCGGGCGGCGAGCGTGCTGGCGCGGCTGGGCAGCGGCTCGGCGTGCCGCAGCATCCAGGGCGGCTTCTGCGAGTGGCGCAAAGGGGAGCGCGCGGACGGGGCGGACAGCTTCGCGGTGCAGCGCTTCTCCGAGGCGCACTGGCCGGAGCTGCGCATGGTGGTGGCCATCCTCAACCGTGACGAGAAAGAGGTGAAGTCGCGGGATGGGATGAAGCTCACCGTGGAGACGAGCCCGTACTACGCCGCGTGGGCGAAGGACGCGGAGGCGGAGCTGCCGCGGGCCGTGGAGCTCATCCAGCGCAAGGACTTGCAGGGGCTGGGGGCGCTGAGCGAGCGCAACGCCTGGCGCATGCACGCCACGGCGTTCGCGGCGGATCCGCCGCTCAGCTACATGCACCCGGCCACGCTGGGGCTCATCGAGCACCTGCGCGAGCAGCGCAAGAAGGGCACGCCGGTGTGGTTCACGCTGGACGCGGGGCCGAACCCGGTGCTGCTCACGGACGCGGCCCACGAGGTGGCGGCCGAGGCGCTGGCGCGCGCCTGCGGGGCGGTGGACGTGGTGCGGTGCGTGCCGGGCGGGGACGCGGTGCTCAAGAGCGAGCACCTGTTCTGA
- a CDS encoding sensor histidine kinase, whose product MDPFVTAECLRQRDAIIEEWFQRVSKRPVARSLSRQSILNNMPGLIDQIIDALGRVQVRHGVLDIPRKIAEEHGESRLRLGYGLTELGEEYNSLRAAFLGVLDSAGIVLNNAAASTLHGAIDQAHRAGVEHYIQRREEQLRDRQSDFLARLVHDFRSPLSTILASAELIRREESSAKGAPKNLDRIERATRRLLLLIEGQLATEAALAGNLQYQEEEVGLSQVTEDVLAILQPRADEKGIRLQEDVPGGILLRTDRLLLGQVLQNLVDNALKYTAVGTVWVRASETGSGVRITVEDTGRGIAPDLLSAIFDMYRRSEHISPGRGVGLAVVKTIVSCLGGTLLAESELGKGSRFSVCLPRSHSVPT is encoded by the coding sequence ATGGACCCCTTCGTCACAGCAGAGTGTCTTCGGCAGCGAGACGCCATCATCGAGGAGTGGTTCCAGCGGGTCAGCAAGCGCCCGGTTGCACGGTCTCTCTCTCGCCAGTCGATCCTGAACAACATGCCAGGGTTGATAGACCAGATCATTGACGCGTTGGGCCGGGTCCAGGTGCGGCATGGCGTTTTGGATATTCCGAGAAAGATCGCTGAAGAGCATGGCGAAAGCCGCCTCAGGCTGGGGTACGGCTTGACAGAGCTGGGAGAAGAGTACAACTCGCTCCGGGCTGCGTTCCTGGGGGTCCTGGACTCGGCCGGCATCGTCCTGAACAACGCGGCCGCGAGCACCTTGCACGGGGCCATTGATCAAGCTCACCGGGCAGGGGTGGAGCATTACATTCAGCGCCGGGAAGAACAGCTCCGGGATCGGCAGTCGGACTTCCTGGCCCGGCTCGTCCACGACTTCCGCTCTCCCTTAAGCACGATCCTGGCCAGCGCCGAGCTCATCCGGAGGGAAGAGTCCTCTGCCAAGGGGGCCCCCAAGAACCTGGATCGCATCGAGCGAGCCACGCGCCGGTTGCTCCTGCTCATCGAGGGGCAGCTGGCCACCGAAGCGGCGCTTGCGGGCAATCTTCAGTACCAGGAGGAGGAGGTGGGCCTCTCTCAGGTGACCGAGGACGTGCTGGCCATCCTGCAGCCTCGCGCGGACGAGAAGGGGATTCGCTTGCAGGAGGACGTTCCCGGCGGGATTTTGCTCAGGACAGACCGCCTCTTGCTGGGGCAGGTGCTGCAGAACCTCGTGGACAATGCACTCAAGTACACTGCCGTGGGGACGGTCTGGGTCCGCGCTAGCGAGACGGGCAGCGGCGTGCGCATCACGGTCGAGGATACCGGGCGGGGCATCGCACCGGATTTGCTCTCCGCCATCTTCGACATGTACAGGCGCAGTGAGCACATCTCCCCGGGCCGGGGGGTGGGTCTGGCCGTGGTGAAAACCATCGTGTCTTGTCTGGGCGGGACGCTCCTCGCCGAGAGCGAGCTGGGCAAGGGGAGCCGCTTCAGCGTCTGCCTGCCCAGATCGCATTCCGTGCCTACCTGA
- a CDS encoding YihY/virulence factor BrkB family protein, with amino-acid sequence MDGVPQSLVSKEAPGPSSAATGKSLLGDLRQEWKRNKLSDAAAALTFYGVLAFFPFLLLLVALAGLVIPPGQVQALLGELGREVPPAFRQIPSEQLAQLTSGPSTGLLTFSALAAVWSAAAGVASLITALNTAYGVKESRPRWKVYGIALWMMLAGALLALLAGLVAVAAPALATRLGQPWVALVGWLRLPLAAMLMMLLWTALYSVLPDVKHKFKFITPGSVVGVLVWLAASLGFSFYVSHFSTFGITYGALGGIIVLLLWMWISALALMLGAELNAVLARRSMHRTRLPEEEPVPAPP; translated from the coding sequence ATGGACGGTGTGCCCCAGAGCCTTGTGAGCAAGGAAGCCCCCGGTCCAAGCAGCGCCGCGACCGGGAAGAGCCTTCTTGGGGATTTAAGGCAGGAGTGGAAGCGGAACAAGCTGAGTGACGCCGCGGCCGCCCTCACGTTCTACGGCGTCCTCGCGTTCTTTCCCTTCCTGCTCCTCCTCGTTGCCCTGGCGGGCCTCGTCATCCCGCCCGGGCAGGTACAGGCGCTCCTCGGGGAGCTCGGCCGGGAGGTCCCTCCTGCCTTCCGTCAGATCCCCTCGGAGCAGCTCGCACAGCTCACCTCTGGACCCAGCACGGGGCTGCTCACCTTCAGCGCGCTGGCCGCGGTGTGGTCAGCGGCCGCCGGGGTGGCGAGCCTCATCACGGCCCTCAACACCGCCTACGGTGTGAAGGAAAGCCGTCCGCGTTGGAAGGTGTATGGGATTGCCCTCTGGATGATGCTGGCGGGCGCCCTGTTGGCGCTGCTCGCTGGGCTTGTCGCCGTGGCGGCCCCTGCCCTGGCCACCCGGCTTGGCCAGCCCTGGGTGGCGCTCGTGGGCTGGCTGAGGCTGCCCCTGGCGGCGATGCTGATGATGCTCCTCTGGACAGCCCTCTACTCCGTGCTCCCGGATGTCAAACACAAGTTCAAGTTCATCACGCCCGGCTCCGTGGTGGGGGTGCTCGTCTGGCTCGCCGCTTCACTGGGCTTCTCCTTCTATGTCTCCCACTTCAGCACTTTTGGCATCACCTACGGCGCCCTGGGCGGCATCATCGTCCTGCTGCTGTGGATGTGGATCTCCGCGCTCGCCCTGATGCTGGGCGCCGAGCTCAACGCCGTCCTGGCCCGCCGTTCCATGCACCGGACCCGCTTGCCTGAAGAGGAGCCGGTTCCAGCTCCGCCCTGA